In the Verrucomicrobia bacterium CG1_02_43_26 genome, CTCTCGCACTTCCCTTGCTATTTGCCTCATCCATCTCATTACACTCACATCACTTACTTTCAAAAACCTCCCTATTGCCGCAAATCCCATGCCTTCCAGGTAAAGCTGCAATGCTTTGCGCTTTATCGCCTTGGACTTGCCCCTCGGTCTCGATTTCGTATAATTACAACCGCACGACTTGCACTTATATCGCTGCTTTTCGTGCGCTTGACCATTCTTTACCTTCTTTTCGCTTTTGCATTTAGGGCATTTCATCTCTCTCATTTAATCCTCTTCTTCCCTTACTGTCTATCCTAAAGTAGTAAACCCTAAAATTGTGATAATTGATTTTTTATTGACTTAATTTGTAATTTTTTAAATTATTATACTCTTTAAATTTGAAGCACAAAATAATGGATAAGAGATTAATTAATAATTCAAGTAAATCTAGCAGTTTGGATCTTAATAATAAGGATACGGGTGATGGAAGTAATGTCCGGTCTGTTATTAAGGATAAAGATAGCCTAAATAAGAATCAAGTTGTTGAACTTGTTGACTCAATAACAATTGACCAACGCAATATCACTCAAATCTCAAGCGGAGTAGGGTTTGATTCCACGACAGGTACTCTTTGCGTAGACGAAGATAAACTTACCCTTAAGGAGGATATGGGACTTACTGTGCAACTCCTTGCAAGACAATGTCCTCATCTTCTCATGGCAAACTCGATTTTATCCGATGAGATGATCAAGGAAACGGATGACATTTCTAGCGAGAGGTGTAATGCACTAAAGCGCCTCCATGAAACTGGACTTATAATAAAAGACCAAAATAACTATATTCTTATGTTTTTTTCTGAGAATGAGTTCTTTGATCAAATTTCTGGACCAACTACGCCTTCCAAAGAAGTGTATACGCAAATAAAAACAGTGTTTACAGAGGGTTCAAAGCGTTTCAGCGAAGTTAAAGATCTAGTTGAATTTTTGATTAAATCGGTTCATAAAGAAGTGAATGAACTTCCAGTAATTAATTACACTAAAAATGCTAACCGAGCTGAGGAATTGATCACAGGAATAGAGAATCAGGAAAGCTCAGGTTTAACCATTATTGATCAAACCCAAAAAGATACTTACAATTCTTTTAAGACACGGGAACAAGAGAACCTAGAGAGAAAACAGCGCATAAAATTAAAAGCAATTGCGATCGAAAAATTCAGACAGCAGAAAAAAGAGACGAATAAAAAAACGCTTGCGCTGCTCGACTCATTATTTAAATGCTTCGATGTAAGTGCAGACATCCTCAAACGTGTTAGAAGTTGTCCTGTAATGGCGTATGCTTTGTATGATATGTTAAATCTTCAGTGGAATCGTTTTATCATTGAGACCGCAATGCTAAAGAAAACCGAATTTTTTAAACCTGATGTCGTAGATAACTTATATTATCATGGTGCTTTAGCATTCGCTTTGGTAATGAGCAAGCTGCGTCCTTTTGCGGAAGAGATCGCTCAGGAATGTAAGTTTGAACTCAATGATAAGTGCTACAGCAATTTTATGAAGCACAATGGCGAACTCCTGAAAGCAATTGAAGTGAAGCGTGCAAAACTCTCCAAATCCAAATTGAAGAAGAATAAGGTGGTTCAACTGAAGACTGAGAAACAGGTGCCTATTATCAAAAAAACCGAGATCGAGGAGGGGGCAACGATCGGCAAGAAGCCAGAGCTAAAGGATGTGAAAGTCGAGATTGCTGAAGAGATGAAAACTAAGGAAATGAGTCTGCCAAAGGAGGTCACGGTCAAAAAGCCTACTAAAAAGGAAAGGAAAATAAAGAAAATGCTCGAGAAATCTCAAGAGCGTAAAGAGCTGGTTGAGCAGTATAAAACCGAACAGGAGTTAGCAAAAGAAAAGAAAATTAATGAGCGGATAGCTCTTATTAAGAACGCCTATAAGCTTCCCGATGCAACTTCGTTTGCGAAAATTTCTAATGAGGTGAATAAAACACATAAAGAGATCTTCGATATTGTTTTCGGATTTAAGGAGAATAATAAGGTCATCAACCACGAAAAGGTAATTTCCCTTGCAAGGCACCTTAATCTCGTTCTATCAAAGTACGGCTTCTCCACTTGCGGAGCTGAACTTGTCGCGGAAGTCAAAAATCGAATTCACATTCGCCACGATAGTAAAGACTCAGGAGATAAGCTCCCGAAGCATTATGTTGAGGTTCTTCGTTCTTCATTCATCTTGTTCGGCATTATCCCAAACAACTGGGAGCCGCAAACTCAGGAAGATTTTGATGCCTTGGAAAAATTCAAGACACGTCAATTCTACTGGAAACTGATTAATCCAGAGGAATAATGCGGGATTGATAGTGCTACAACTTAAACGATTGAATTAAGTGACATCGTGGATCTAGATGCGCTGTACCTCGAGCTAAAGCTCGCCGATCCCAATTTCTTCAAGGACAATACCAGAAGCGCCTTCTCTCATGAAGGAGCACTCCGTCCTCCAAGAAAAGCTGGAAAAACTCATTAAAGACTGGGAAAAGCTCACCGCCGCCATCGAATAACCGCTAGCATAAGCTGCTACACTTGTTGCGCACGCCTTACTTGTTAAGGTGTGCATGTAATTTACTTTGCGCCGGAAAAGTCCCTCAGGGAGTGGCTAGCCTGGTAAAATCATTCAAATACAGGCACTTCACCAAGGTAAGTAATGTTTCTTATTAAACAGTAGGTAAATGTAAGATTTACACTTTACATGCGCTCGTTAATCATCTATAATCCATCAAATTAATAAATAAATAATATCAATAAATATGAACGTCGATATCAATAAAGGAAGTTTAATAAATAAAAACAATCAATTTAACGGTAATGAATTCTGTTTCAATAAAGACAATTCTAACGACAAAAAGCGTCAAGTCACTTCCGAGCAAAAATCAAAAGATAGCTCCTTTAGCTATTTCTCTAGCTTAACAAACTGGGCTGGCAGCTTCTTCTCCAATAATGAAGAGTCATCCAAAAGCATTTTTGATATCTATTTCGAATCACCTAATAATAACAACATAAAATACGACTCTTCAAAGTCAGTAATAGAAAATTTAGACAATTTTACTCAACAAAACCAACAAACCCGGGATTTCATCATCCAGGTCATTTCAGACGAAAATGCGCATCTCGATGCTATCGCCAAAGCCCTGGAACTCCTGGAATCCGATAACAGCCTTTTTAACAAAACTTCTCAAAAGGACTATTTCACAACGCTTACCTCTCGTCTTAAGGACAAAGAAACCATCCTCAAATCCGGCGAATACTATTTTTACGAATCCTTAAAGCACGCTTTTGAAGATGGAAATACGGGCTGGTATAACGAACATATCTCCTACAACAGCCTCTTTAAAAACGCATTAAATAGTTACTTAGAAACATTTCTAAAAGAGGAAAACAAAGCCGAACTTCTCAAACAATCAGGGCTCTCTCAGGAACAAAGTACTCACATCGAAAACATCCTCAATCAGTACGAGGATAATATAGATGGTCATAAGCTGCTCAAATACGCATTACTCAGCTCGGAGGAAATCACCTACTCGGAGGAATCCGGCATCTTTAAAAGGCTTTGGGACTTTGCGTGCAAAAACAAGGGTAAAATCGCCACAAGCATCTTTTTAAGCATGCCCCAGATCGTTAACACAACCGAAGGGAGTATGCCTACTTCCGAGAATACATTTAGTTTTGGTCGTCAAGCTGTGCCTAAAAACCAGAATCCTTTAAGCAATCGAAATACATATCCTTTAGAAACAAAAAAACTATTCCTGCCCCCACCAAAATGTCCCTATTTCCGTCAATTAGGGAGTAACTATGAATACATGCATTCGATGAAAATTGATTATTACCCCAATCACTGGCAATCGGATCTTTATAACGCATTTAGGGAAAAAAATTTAAAAAACGCAGAGTCATTACTCAGGACGAACAAAATAATGATCCAGGATGACTTTAATAACCCTATTTTAAATCAGGCAGTCCAGGTAAATTCTACTTCATGGGTAATAGGTTCGCTGATTGAGCGTAATGCTTTCATGTCCGAAGAAATGGGCAGTACCCTTCTCGGTGATGCTATTAAGGACAAGCTATGGTATGAAGCCGCGATTTTAGTAGAGCATGGTGCAAAAGAAGATCTCGATAATTCGTTACTTACTCAAGCGCTTGAATCAAAAGCAGAAGATCACGAGATAGCCCAGATAATAGACGGTAAAGCTTATTTAGGTAAAGATGCTGGCATCAACCTCATGCAACAAGCCATTAAAAATAAGCAATGGCCTATTGTAGCATCTCTCTTAAAGCGCGGGGTGAAAATTAGTACCAACGTATCCATAATTAAGCTGGCTCAATCGTCAGGCGCAAACGCATATGATATTGCAGGATTATTAGGCGCAGGTGCTAAGGAAGGATCAGATGATCTTATCCTTAAAAAAGCCATCAAACGTGGAATTAATGATCATGAAGTAAAGGCTCTAATCGATGCGGGTGCCAGCCTGGGCTCTGATAATGGGAAAAGTTTTCTCGAAGGTGCCATCAGCAAAAAGCAGTGGTTTAGCATTGCCGTACTTTTAAAGGCAGGTGCAAAGGAGGATCCAAACAACCTTATCCTCAAGCAGGCTATCGAAAGCGGAACTGCTATCTATGACATAAAGCCCCTAATCGATGCAGGTGCCAACCTGGGCTCTGATAGCGGGAAAGGTCTTATCGACCTCGCCATCAGCAAAAAGCAGTGGTTTAGCATTGCCGTACTTTTAAAGGCAGGTGTAAAGGAAGATCCAAACAAGCCTATTCTTAAGCAGGCTATCGAGAGCGGAACTTATATCTATGACATAAAGCCCCTAATCGATGCGGGCGCCAGCCTGGGCTCTGATAATGGGAAAGGTCTTATCGACCTCGCCATCAGCAAAAAGCAGTGGAAGATCGTTGAACTCTTCTTGAAAGCAGGTGCCACGGAAGATCCAAACAACCTTATCCTCAAGCAGGCTATCGAAAGCGAAATCTCTATCTATGACATAAAGTCCCTAATCGATACGGGTGCCAGCCTGGGCTCTGATAGCGGGAAAGGTCTTCTAGAATTCGCCATCAGCAAAAAGCAATGGGGTGTCGTTGAACTCTTCTTGAAAGCAGGTGCACAAGAGGATGAAAGTAGCTCCATTGTGGAAAAAGCCATCAGCTTAAACATAAAAGATAAGGAACTTAAAAATATTATCCAAAGCGGGGCTAAACTGGGCTCAGATAATAATAAAAATAAACTTTTCACGGATTTTGTTAAAAGAGCTTATTGGCGCTCCTCTTTCGCAATCTTGGCGCAGGATCCGTCATTGATTAACCGTGTAAAAGATCTTGATTTGGCTCAGCTCGAATCGCTCATCTTGCACTCTTCTGGAGGCGTGTCTGTACTTAAGGAAATTACGAAAATTGATGAGCGTGTCTTGAAGCATGTCAATTTAAAAAAAGCATATACAAGGGCGCTTAATGAAATTTCATACCAAACATTAAGCACTATTAAAAATGCTGGTGATGCTGAAAAATTGATCCAATCTGGTGCGGTAAATATTGATATCGTCACGTCTAAAGCTCCTTATGGCTCTATTGCGCAACTTTACTATTCGAAGGATGGCCCATGGCGTGAGCTTGCTCTCAAATATAGTGAGGAATCGCTCATTCGCGGTCTCCAAATCCTGCACAGCAAGGGTGATCTTAAGCAAATTCGCCCAAAGGGCAAAGAGCATGTCACGACTATTGGCATCGTTCATACAAATCCTTACAGTGGTTCGTTCACTGACAACGGTTATCGCCTCGCCAGAAGGATCATGAATCGCATCGACAATCTCGAATATGTCATCATCACCCCGGATCTTTTGACAAAGGAGGTCATGGCGCAACTCGATGGCGTCTACCTATCGGGTGGTGGCGATAATTATCCACAGAGCGAATTTACGCTCAATGGCTATCCCGAGATCAAACGTTCATCTCTGGAAAATCATTATCAAAATGCGCTCAAATTGGCAGATGAAGAAAAGGTTCCGGTAGTTGGCATATGCCTGGGTAACCAGCAAATCGGTTTATACAACGGCGCAAGTATAAACAAGGTAGGATTCCACAGTTCTACAACGGTGTTTGAAACCAACAGCCCAACCAATTTCTTTATGCTCACAAAACAGCAAAAGAGAAAAGCGTTGAACGATTGTAAAATAACGCAAATCAAGATAGAACGCGTCATCTCTGCGCATAGTTTCGCTGTTATAAATCCGGGTAATAAAGGACTTAAAATTTCCGGAAAATCATTAACAGGTACAAGTGAAGCCACCTACAGGGATCTGGATTTCTTCGGTACGCAATACCACCCAGAAACGGTCAGCGCCCAGGCAATCCATTATAAAAATAAACCGGAAAATAATCGCCCGCTTCAATTACGCTACATGTACGAAGTCACGCGACAATTCCAGCGTCGTAACAGGTTCTTGAAAACGGCTCGCAAGGTTGAAAAAGCAGAGCATAAAATGCAGGCTATCAGTCTCTCTAAGAAATATAAAACGTTAGCAGATCAAGCTCTATTAAAGCGCTTGGAACACTGCACAACGAAAAAAGATCCAAAATCGCAGTCAGACTGGAAGAATCTAAACGTCAAGGAATTCTCCTGGGAAGCTTTTGATGAAGCGTATTTAGTAAAGCTCGAAGAAGAAATGACTATTCTTCAAAAAAACAGAGCAAAGAACTAAAAGTAGTTTTTATAAAAAGCAAAGGATGTATTTTAAAAATAAATACATCCTTACTTTCCTTGATTTAAGTCAATGGATTTACACCTCCATATTCCAGGAATCTGGCATGTCTCACTAAAAACACATCTAAAAAAAACTCCTAACTTTCAAAAAGCTAATCTTATTCACGCCATTACAGTGCTCACTCGTTCACATAAACGAAAGAAATTTTAACTTTTTTTAAAAATCATCCCAATTATCCCAACCATCCCAATTATCGCCCGGAAAAACTCTTGACACTTCTGTATAATAGAAGAAAACCCTTTCGCAAATACCGAAACAAACCCCGCCTCAATATAAAATCGTTACTACCCCTAAGCAACGAACCCACCTTGACACTTCGAGATATAGGTAACCAGCCTGTAGCGAGACCAGAGCCAAAAATGTCTGTCGGATCCATCTGTCGAATATCAAAGAGCCAAAACACGAGCCGCCCAAACCACTACCGAACGCAAAAAAACCATTCTCACTCATATTAACGATTCACTCCCTTATCGGCATCCCTCTCTTTCCCTCCATCCATAAACTTATCACTACAACTCAACCTTTCAATCAATCATTTTAAATCACACCTAACCCTTCCCGCCACCTTGGCACTCCGAGCGCAGCAAGGTAAGAGCCAAGAGTGTCTGCCATAGCCTTGGCGTAGGCAGGTCGCTACGCTCGCATCGGGAGTCCTTGCCTACCAATCCAATTTAATCACCCAAACTCATTTCTAATCGAAACCCATACTGAACACGCCCTGCGTGACAACGATTTATCTTTTATAGCCTCCCTCCAATTTTTAAATCTCCAATTACCACAACCCCATCGCCACCTTGGCTCTTCGAAATACAGCAACCACCCCGTAACGAAACCAAAGCCCAACACATAAACCATAGCTTTAGCTCATTTAGCTCAACCAGGCAAAACCACCACGAGATTCAAAAGCAAGCCATTCTCTCAACTTAACAATCCAACCCCCTTCTCGGGCACCCCCTCTTTTTCTCCATCCGTAATACTAGCACACAACTGCAACTCCTCAATTCATTTATTTAAAAAAATCCCTTAATCACCTAACAACCCCAACCCCGCCGCTCGCTCCGCTCGCGTCAGGAGACTTTATCCCTCACCCCAAAAAACCAACATCCTAAAACTCACTCATTTCCTATGAACCAAAATCAATGTAATCACTCACTCGCTTCACCGGGAATAACCCACCCGCCATAGCGTCTCAACTCCACTCACGCCTACTCCTGATCAACGCATGACGGTTGCTAATGCCACGGGCGCGGAGGTTTTAGATCCTCGTCTGAGCATAAAATTGCAAAATATTCCTTCCTGCAACACCAGGGCATGAGGCGCCAGTCTATTCCAGCGTCTTGCCGCCAATAACCAGTTTGACCTTTTGCGCGTCATCAAAGTACTTCTGGGCAAATGCTTGTATCGAATCCTTCGATACCGCTTCAACCAGTTTGTCATAAGTACGCCACTGATTCACCGGGAGCCCATACAGGCAATTCAACGAAGCATCCAAAGTCCGCGCGCCAAGTCGCTGCAAGTTCATCTTCCGCTGCGCAAGAATATGCGTCTTACTATCCGCAATCTCCGCATCAGAAATGTCCCCACGCTTCAACCGCGCCACTTCCGCTTCAATCTCCTGAACCACCTGTTCCGCGTGTTTCGGATGAGTCCCCGCGAAAAAGAAAAACATGCTCGCCATCGTCCCAATCACCCTCTGGGATCCCACAAAATAGGCCAGCCCCAATTCTTCTCGCACACGAGAGTATAACTTACTCGACATACCACTCGTAATCTCATCCAACACCTCTCCCGTCTGAAAATCAGCATCTGTAACAGTAACATCGGGGTACGCCACAAGCACAATCGCTTGCTCACTCTCAGCAGTCTCTTCGAAAGACCCCTGCTCAGGCCCAGCAAACGCAAGCGTTTGCTTCTGAAACGGCGTTGAAGGAATCTTCTCCAACCACGCCAACTTCTCCAGCACAACATCCCGCTCAAACGACCCTGTTACCGCTACCGCAAGATTATCCGCGCAAACCAGCTTCTTATAAAACATAGCCGCATCATCCCGCGTCATCCCTTCGAGCGCATCGACCGTTCCCAGGCTCGTCACCCTAAACGGGTACTCGCCAAAAAATAGCTCTCGAAGCCGCAATGTGGCATAAGAAGTAATTTCATCCAACGTCATCTGTATCGAAGAGATCTGGCCATCCCGTTCAATCTCAAATGTGTCCTTCAAAAAAGTAGGCTCCAAAAGCGCTTGCTCAAGAATCTCCAACGAAACATCCAGATCACTTGGAAGAAACTCCATCCCAAAGCCAAAAGTGTTATTGCCGGCCATCTCACTGAAATTGATCCCAAGATTCTCAGTTGCTTCAGCCACCTCCAGTGCAGAACGCTTTTGGGTATCCTTAGTAAGCAGAGTAGACATCAACGCCGTTAACCCTCGTTGATCCACGCTCTCGTATAAAGGCCCACCCAACGAGACCACGCTCAGTTGAACTTTAGGCAAAGCAAAATAGGGCTGCAGCAAGACGCGAACACCATTCTTTAGCGTTATTTCCTCGAAATCCGGCAAGGCTAGCGGTTTTTTCACGACCACTGAAGCTTTCTTAACAGAATTGGGCTCCAATGCTGCTTTAGTAGATTGTTCTAGCACAAGATACTTCTTCGCTAAATCTTGTAAATCGCCTGCCTGAACAGCCTTAAGCTTATTGAGCATATAACGTGGAAATCCTAGGTCACCTGCAACAACTTCAGCAGAACCGAGTTGCGAGGCTTGCCCGCTCATCGTTTTCCGTGTATTGATTTCGCCTATCATCGCTTGCCGAATTGCCTTATCAATAGCGGATTGTTGAAAGCCCTTTTGCATCACTTGATCGCAAATTCTATATATGCCTTCTTCGGCTACGGCTCGTTTCTCTGGATCGCAACTATATGATATCCAGAATAAACCGCTATCAACCGGTGTCCAAACCGAAGTATCTATGGAGTGAACGATATTTTCCTTTTCGCGTAATTCCTGCCACAAGAGGGAACTGATCCCTTCACCCATAGCATTAGCTAATATACGTAAGCCTGGAGTGTCATCATGCCCAAGGCCTGGAGTCTTGAAAACAACATTGCCGCGAGTTAAGTTATAATCACCGGATTGATAGAAAGAGCGCTGGGCATATTGTAGTGGCTCGGTTGCGATATAGGGAGCATTCAAGCTGCGCATGGGCAAAGATCCAAAATACTTTTCGATCTGCTCCAATAGGGTAGGAGTGTCAAATGTGCCAACAACCACCAAGACGCAATTATTGGGTGAATAACGTTTTTGATAATATTCCCAAAGATCATCACGACTAAGGCCTTCAAATATTGAGCGAATACCGATGACTGGATATTTGTAAGGGTGATTATGATAAACTGTTTTAAAAGTACCTTCAGAAAGCAAAGTGCTTGGCTCATCTAGACCCATATCGATTTCACGCAAAATTACGGATTTTTCATTAGCTGCTTCTAAAGGGTCTATATTGGAATGGAAGACTATATCGGAGAGCACATCTAGGCTCATTTCGAGTGCATCGTTGGGCCCATCAATGTAATAAACAGTGCGATCAAAGGTGGTATACGCGTTAGTGTTGGCACCCTTAGCATGAATATCATTACTGATTTTTTTGTAGTCTCTTTTATCAGTCCCCTTAAAGAGCATGTGCTCTACGTAATGAGATATGCCCGAGCCAAGGAAACGATCCTCATGTATGCTGCCTGTTTTAACCCAAAGTTGAGTTGAAACGATTTCCGCACTATGGTTTTCTTTGGCAATAACGGTTAGGCCATTAGTTAATTGAAAACGCAGAACCTCCTCATCAAGAAGGGTATCAACAATGTTATCTAAATTATCTGCGGTGGCCTGTTTTTTTACCATAGGTGCTATTTGTAGCAGATATGTTTTGGTTGGTAAAATACTTTCCCGCTTATAGGGATAAAAAAGACCCTCATACTCAATGGAATAGGAGGGTCCTGTTTTATTCTTGTAAATGATTACCTAAGCAACGTAGCTTTGGGGTAAGTTTGCTGGGATGTCTAAGCCGCGAGAATTATGACGACGTTTTACACGCAATAATCTGGCTCGACGCCTGAGCTTTCTATCCAGTTTTTGAATCATTTGATCGATTGATTTATATAAATCATCGGTGGATTCTGTTACAATCATGTCAGGCCCATTAATTTCTATATGACCTTTTGCCATGAACTCGCCATGACGCTCTTTTTTATGATTGTATCCGAGTTCTACACGCACTCGAATGATTCTATCCTCATGGCGAAACAGTTTTTCAACTTTTTCACGAACCATGCTTTTTAGCGCTTCTGTCAGGTCCATATGGACACCGGATAGGATGATCTCTTTATTTGTCATTCGTTTTGCTCCTTATTTTTGGGTTGTGGATAAAAAATTGATTTACAGGAACCGGGATAACTTATTATGTATGTTACCATGATTCAAGAATACTCCCCCTCGAACTTCCCTTTTGTGATCATTACTGGTGGTTCTTCCGGCATTGGTAAAGAATTCCTTCACTCTTTCCTTAATATACCCCATGAAGGTACTGTTTTCAACATTTCTCGAAGAAAACCTGAATTTTCTTTCATGCCAAAACGGCCATTTGAGCATTTTTCTTGTGATTTAAATTCCTTAGGGAATCTTGAAAGCACTGTTCAAAAGATCATCGAGCGTATCGAATCATCTTCCGTAAAAGGGCCTATTTTGGTTGTAAATAACAGTGGTTTCGGAAGTTATGGCCATTTTGATCAGCTGGATATTGCACATGAATTAAGCATGGTTGATGTAAACATAAAAGCAGTAATATCGTTGACTCATCGATTGTTACCCCTTTTGAAAAAGCAGTCTGGTGCCCTTATTAATATATCATCTGTAGCTGGTTATGTTCCGATTCCAAACATAGCAACTTATGCCGCATCTAAGGCTTTTATCTTACATTGGGGGTTAGCGTTAAATGCAGAGCTTAAGGGGACTGATGTCCATGTTCTTACTGTTTGTCCTGGTCGTACAGAAACAGCATTTTTTGATAAACCGGCTATGGGTAATCGCACGGCTCGTAAAAGTTCTGGGCAAAAACCTGAAGATGTCGTGAAAGAGTCCTTCTGTGCACTCAAAAAGAGAAAGCCTGTATTGGTATGCGGTGCGAAAAATAAGCTGTTTGCATTTGTAACTTCAAAGATGCCAAAAGCTTTGTTTACCAGTGTTGCAGGTTTTGTTCTTGGAAGGAAAAAGCGTTAGTCTGCGCTAGATTGGTATCGTTTTAAGAACTGACTCTCGTATGCTATTGACGAAGCTGCATGCATTGTCTATGGTAATGCAAATTTACTAAAAATTGCAATGCTACCATTTCAACGTCCCGATTATCGTAAAGAAGAAGAATTAAGACACATAAGTATAGAGACCGGCTTTGCGCCCTATGCTCATGGTTCTGCCCTCATAAGCTTTGATAATACGAAAGTTATATGTTCTGCGATCCTTGAGAACAAGGTGCCTCGGTGGATGATTCAGCAAGGGGTTGAAGGTGGATGGATATCGGCTGAGTATTCAATGCTTCCCTATAGTACGTTAGACAGGAAACAGCGTGATATTACTCGTGGCAAGCTTGATGGTCGTACTGTTGAGATACAGCGAATGATTGGTAGAGCGCTGAGAGCTGTCGTTAACCTTAAAAAGCTGTCCGGTTTTACATTGTGGATTGACTGTGACGTGATCCAGGCAGATGGGGGAACGCGTACCGCGGCCATTAACGGCGCGTATGTAGCGGCGCGTTTGGCTGTTCAAAAAGCCATGATCGATGGAAAGCTCAAAGAAGATCCCTTTACGGGAGTAGTTTCCGCTATAAGCGTTGGTGTGTATCAGGATGTACCCGTACTTGATTTAAACTATGTGGAAGACAAGAACGCTACCGTAGATTTCAATGTCGTGATGACGGACAGTGGAGAATTTATTGAAATTCAGGGTGCAGGTGAAGGGGCGACTTTTCCGGAAGAGCAATTGCATAGTCTGCTTTCATTGGCCAAAAAAGGCATTTCAAAAATCAGCCATTTGCAACTAGATGCTATTAAGAATAATTCTAAATTAAAATCCAACTAACGCTTTTAAATTTAGTCTTGTAATTCAAACAGGGCTGCTATTAACTATTTTTTTACCGAAATTTAATATGAATATTCACGAATACCAAGCTAAACAACTATTTGAAGAATATGGAGTGCCTGTTGCTAAAGGTACTGCTGTTAAAGCTCCAGACCAGTTCCCTTCTGCTCTTTCTGAGTTCTCGGAAGGCATGCTTGTTGTGAAATCTCAAATTCATGCTGGTGGTAGAGGTAAGGGCACATTTGTAGATGGCTACAAAGGTGGAGTAAAGCTTGCCAAATCTAAAGATGAGGCACGTGAGATTGCCCATGCAATGCTGGGAAATACGTTAGTAACCCATCAAACAGGTTCTGAGGGTAGGAAAGTTCAAACGGTTTATTTTACGGAAGCCAATGATATTGAAAAAGAATATTATCTTGCTATTTTATTGGATCGCGCTACTTCGAAACACATCATAATCGCTTCAACTGAAGGCGGCGTGGATATCGAAACGGTTGCAGAGGAGACCCCTGAGAAGATTATCAAAATCAGTATCGATCCGTTGTT is a window encoding:
- a CDS encoding ribosomal subunit interface protein; amino-acid sequence: MTNKEIILSGVHMDLTEALKSMVREKVEKLFRHEDRIIRVRVELGYNHKKERHGEFMAKGHIEINGPDMIVTESTDDLYKSIDQMIQKLDRKLRRRARLLRVKRRHNSRGLDIPANLPQSYVA
- a CDS encoding ribonuclease PH, which translates into the protein MLPFQRPDYRKEEELRHISIETGFAPYAHGSALISFDNTKVICSAILENKVPRWMIQQGVEGGWISAEYSMLPYSTLDRKQRDITRGKLDGRTVEIQRMIGRALRAVVNLKKLSGFTLWIDCDVIQADGGTRTAAINGAYVAARLAVQKAMIDGKLKEDPFTGVVSAISVGVYQDVPVLDLNYVEDKNATVDFNVVMTDSGEFIEIQGAGEGATFPEEQLHSLLSLAKKGISKISHLQLDAIKNNSKLKSN